A window of Argopecten irradians isolate NY chromosome 14, Ai_NY, whole genome shotgun sequence contains these coding sequences:
- the LOC138307157 gene encoding neprilysin-4-like has protein sequence MDTYPQVVTLEYGSIETLGLDVIRPLAEDIGGWPILDPNWSSRHYQLETMLAAARKYNVDTPIISLSVESDPSLPEKHIIHIEQPHLGLPDRNLFLTENKAYAAYVTYMLEVFKAFGANQSTVSNDVKDMVVFETQLAKLTQNVEEHHDHSQDQRLTIDQLQHMFPGLDWKQYIYNIFNMDQVRITIHSNDVVLLSNAEYFRNVFSLLQNTSARAEANYINWMLLQDLIMTLPAKIRQLHQTFTQALPDATPESPRWQQCVDETNKAFSLAVARLFVDQHFDTASKLEVSFIVIGKRGRKYGKPFK, from the exons atggatacctacccgcaagtggtAACTCTCGAATACG GTAGCATCGAAACTCTGGGACTAGATGTCATCAGGCCTCTAGCAGAGGACATTGGCGGATGGCCTATCCTGGACCCTAACTGGAGCAGTCGCCATTATCAGCTGGAGACCATGCTGGCTGCAGCTAGGAAATACAATGTCGACACGCCTATAATTAGCCTGAGTGTCGAGTCAGATCCCAGCCTCCCCGAGAAacacatcatacat ATAGAACAGCCTCACTTAGGACTACCTGACCGGAACCTTTTCCTCACCGAGAACAAGGCATACGCCGCCTATGTGACTTACATGCTCGAGGTCTTCAAGGCGTTTGGGGCGAATCAATCAACAGTATCAAATGACGTCAAGGACATGGTCGTGTTTGAGACACAACTGGCGAAG TTAACACAAAACGTGGAGGAGCACCATGACCACAGCCAGGACCAACGACTGACCATTGACCAACTACAGCACATGTTCCCCGGG CTGGACTGGAAGCAGTATATCTACAATATCTTCAATATGGATCAAGTGAGAATTACCATTCACTCCAATGATGTTGTCCTCCTGAGCAATGCTGAGTACTTCCGGAACGTCTTCAGTCTTCTACAAAACACATCGGCACG GGCGGAAGCTAATTATATCAACTGGATGTTATTACAAGATTTGATAATGACGTTACCAGCGAAAATCAGACAACTTCACCAGACTTTTACGCAG GCATTACCAGACGCTACTCCTGAAAGTCCCCGATGGCAGCAGTGTGTTGATGAGACTAACAAGGCTTTCAGTTTGGCTGTGGCCCGCCTGTTTGTAGACCAGCATTTCGACACAGCATCCAAACTAGAGGTTAGTTTTATTGTTATAGGAAAGAGAGGCCGAAAATACGGCAAACCCTTTAAATAG